A window of Halobacillus naozhouensis genomic DNA:
CATCATATCCGCATTCAGGATTATGGTACAATACCTGTAATGACATCAACTATTCAAAGAGGTGTAAGCTGCAATGTATAACGAACCCATTTTTCTACAACCAGAGTTTAAAGAACGAATCTGGGGTGGCACGAAACTGAACGAGATCTTCAATTATGATATTCCCTCTGAAACTACCGGAGAATGCTGGGGGATTTCCGGGCATGCCAATGGAGCCAATCGAATTAAGAACGGCCCGCTGCAAGGGAAAACGTTAGCCGAAGCCTGGAGCCATCACCGTGAACTTTTCGACAATGAAGAGGGCGAAGAATTTCCACTGCTCGTGAAAATTCTCGATTCAAAGAAAGACCTGTCTGTTCAAGTGCACCCGAATGATGAGTATGCTAGGGATGTTGAACAGCAGAACTACGGCAAAACGGAATGCTGGTATGTGATAGATTGTGAAGAAGGTGCCGAAATTATTTTTGGTCATCATGCGAAAAGCCAGGAACAATTGGCAGCCATGGTGGAACAGAGCCAATGGAATGACCTGCTGCACCGCATCCCCGTCAAACCTGGCGATTTCTATTATGTGCCAAGCGGGACGATTCATGCGATTGGGGAAGGCATTCAAATTTTAGAAACGCAGCAAAGCTCCGATATTACGTATCGTGTGTATGACTACGATCGTACAGATAAAAATGGCGAGAAGCGCGAACTGCATTTAGACCGCTCGCTCGATGTCACGAATGTGCCGCATGTGAATCCAGTGCTTGAACGTACGCAATGGTCCGAGGATGGCATAGATAAGGAAAAGCTTGTCGAGGAAACCTATTTCACGGTTCATCACTGGACCTTACAGGATAAA
This region includes:
- the manA gene encoding mannose-6-phosphate isomerase, class I, which produces MYNEPIFLQPEFKERIWGGTKLNEIFNYDIPSETTGECWGISGHANGANRIKNGPLQGKTLAEAWSHHRELFDNEEGEEFPLLVKILDSKKDLSVQVHPNDEYARDVEQQNYGKTECWYVIDCEEGAEIIFGHHAKSQEQLAAMVEQSQWNDLLHRIPVKPGDFYYVPSGTIHAIGEGIQILETQQSSDITYRVYDYDRTDKNGEKRELHLDRSLDVTNVPHVNPVLERTQWSEDGIDKEKLVEETYFTVHHWTLQDKSHRITSENYQLFSVLDGEGTLTTDKGIFSFVKGDHFIIPATVESYMLEGTASFITSVSNK